In Amycolatopsis coloradensis, one genomic interval encodes:
- a CDS encoding rhodanese-like domain-containing protein, producing MVSPADIPTVAVRDLPKDGVALLDVREDDEWAAGHAPGAKHIPMGELPARVAELDDLPDDQPVYVICRSGGRSARAAAWLNASGWDAVNVAGGMGSWKQEGRPMVGDHPGVEPEVL from the coding sequence GTGGTGAGCCCTGCTGACATCCCGACCGTCGCCGTCCGTGACCTGCCGAAGGACGGTGTCGCGCTACTCGACGTCCGCGAGGACGACGAGTGGGCCGCCGGGCATGCCCCGGGTGCCAAGCACATCCCGATGGGTGAGCTGCCCGCGCGCGTCGCCGAACTCGACGACCTGCCCGACGACCAGCCGGTCTACGTGATCTGCCGCAGCGGCGGCCGGTCCGCGCGCGCCGCCGCGTGGCTCAACGCGAGCGGCTGGGACGCGGTGAACGTCGCCGGCGGGATGGGCTCCTGGAAGCAGGAGGGGCGCCCGATGGTCGGCGATCATCCCGGCGTCGAACCCGAAGTGCTGTAA
- a CDS encoding cation acetate symporter — MNMLAAGVQGSNPALNITIFAIFVAITLVIVFRASRNTKTASDYYAAGRAFTGPQNGIAISGDYLSAASFLGIAGAIAINGYDGFLYSIGFLVAWLVALLLVAELLRNTGKFTMGDVLAFRMKQRPVRAAAAISTLAVSFFYLLAQMAGAGGLVNLLLGIEGNLGQDLVIAVVGVIMILYVLIGGMKGTTWVQIIKAVLLIAGTFAMTLWVLGKYGFNLSSLFQAAVDKGGQTGEALLGPGKQYGKTGTTKLDFLSLGIALVLGTAGLPHVLMRFYTVPTAKDARRSVVWAIALIGIFYLFTLVLGYGAGALVGPDVIAKAPGTTNSAAPLLALELGGPILLGFIAAVAFATILAVVAGLTITASASFAHDVYANVLKKGKTAPDSEVRVARITALVIGAVAIVGGILAKNQNVAFLVALAFAVAASANLPTILYSLFWKRFNTQGALWSIYGGLSVCVVLIVFSPAVSGKPVDPKTGKSASMIQGVDFHWFPLDNPGLVSIPVAFFLGWLGTVLSKEHDQKKYAEMEVRSLTGAGAEKAVRH; from the coding sequence GTGAATATGCTGGCAGCGGGCGTACAGGGGAGCAATCCGGCGCTCAACATCACCATTTTCGCGATCTTCGTCGCGATCACGCTCGTGATCGTTTTCCGGGCGAGCCGGAATACGAAGACCGCGTCCGACTACTACGCTGCGGGCCGCGCGTTCACCGGTCCGCAGAACGGTATCGCGATCTCGGGCGACTATCTGTCCGCGGCGTCGTTCCTGGGTATCGCCGGTGCGATCGCGATCAACGGTTACGACGGTTTCCTCTACTCGATCGGGTTCCTCGTCGCGTGGCTGGTGGCGTTGCTGCTGGTCGCGGAACTGCTGCGCAACACCGGCAAGTTCACCATGGGAGACGTGCTGGCGTTCCGGATGAAGCAGCGCCCGGTCCGCGCGGCGGCCGCGATCTCCACGCTGGCCGTCTCGTTCTTCTACCTGCTCGCGCAGATGGCGGGGGCGGGCGGCCTGGTGAACCTGTTGCTCGGCATCGAAGGGAATCTCGGCCAGGACCTGGTGATCGCCGTCGTCGGCGTGATCATGATCCTGTACGTGCTGATCGGCGGGATGAAGGGCACCACCTGGGTCCAGATCATCAAGGCCGTCCTGCTCATCGCCGGCACGTTCGCGATGACGTTGTGGGTGCTCGGGAAGTACGGCTTCAACCTGTCCAGCCTGTTCCAAGCCGCCGTCGACAAGGGCGGGCAGACCGGGGAAGCGCTGCTCGGGCCGGGCAAGCAGTACGGCAAGACCGGCACGACGAAGCTCGACTTCCTGTCGCTGGGTATCGCGCTGGTGCTCGGTACCGCGGGCCTGCCGCACGTGCTCATGCGCTTCTACACGGTGCCGACCGCGAAGGACGCGCGCCGTTCGGTGGTCTGGGCGATCGCGCTGATCGGCATCTTCTACCTGTTCACGCTCGTGCTCGGCTACGGGGCGGGCGCGCTCGTCGGCCCGGACGTGATCGCGAAGGCGCCGGGGACGACCAACTCGGCGGCCCCGCTGCTGGCGCTCGAACTGGGCGGCCCGATCCTGCTCGGGTTCATCGCGGCGGTGGCGTTCGCGACGATCCTCGCGGTCGTCGCGGGCCTGACGATCACGGCGTCGGCGTCGTTCGCGCACGACGTCTACGCCAACGTGCTCAAGAAGGGCAAGACCGCCCCGGACAGCGAGGTCCGCGTCGCGCGGATCACCGCGCTGGTGATCGGGGCGGTCGCGATCGTCGGCGGGATCCTCGCGAAAAACCAGAACGTGGCGTTCCTCGTGGCGCTCGCGTTCGCGGTGGCGGCGTCGGCGAACCTGCCGACGATCCTGTACTCGCTGTTCTGGAAGCGGTTCAACACCCAGGGCGCGCTGTGGAGCATCTACGGCGGCCTGAGCGTGTGCGTCGTCCTGATCGTCTTCTCGCCGGCGGTCTCGGGTAAGCCCGTCGACCCGAAGACCGGGAAGAGCGCCTCGATGATCCAGGGCGTCGACTTCCACTGGTTCCCGCTGGACAACCCGGGCCTCGTCTCGATCCCGGTCGCCTTCTTCCTCGGCTGGCTCGGCACCGTGCTGTCCAAGGAGCACGACCAGAAGAAGTACGCCGAGATGGAGGTCCGCTCGCTCACCGGCGCCGGTGCGGAAAAGGCCGTCCGGCATTGA
- a CDS encoding DUF485 domain-containing protein has protein sequence MSDTDQGLGSDPESDWEKMQASPEFAELRRRLRVFVFPVSALFLLWYLLYVLLADYATEFMSTKLFGNITVGLVFGLLQFVSTFVITGLYVRYANRKLDPLADKIRHEVEGTER, from the coding sequence GTGAGCGATACCGATCAAGGTCTCGGGTCCGATCCGGAATCCGACTGGGAAAAAATGCAGGCGAGCCCCGAATTCGCCGAGTTGCGACGAAGGCTCCGGGTATTCGTTTTCCCGGTCTCGGCCCTGTTCCTCCTCTGGTATCTGCTCTACGTGCTCCTCGCCGACTACGCGACCGAGTTCATGAGCACCAAGCTCTTCGGCAACATCACCGTCGGCCTGGTCTTCGGCCTGCTGCAGTTCGTGTCCACCTTCGTGATCACCGGCCTCTACGTCCGGTACGCGAACCGGAAACTCGATCCGCTCGCCGACAAGATCCGGCACGAGGTCGAAGGGACTGAACGGTGA